The Verrucomicrobiia bacterium genome contains a region encoding:
- a CDS encoding TolC family protein, whose amino-acid sequence MGFDEAGRFEQAGAAMRSTLVLLRWLPVFMVACMSGRAVAAAAVERPIALADCIAMALEHNLDIQIERYSPLIAESRLRLVYGDYDPQVTFRGSHSYSQSPGGVDDRGPFSGRESESDNFSASLSGLAPGGLSYSISTFAGDRLDRQELRDPITGDPFMTQSPFAQAEFAVGELRQPLLRNFWIDGTRLNVGLRRRDLRISDLNLRLQIINTVSSVEQAYYDLIAARENVVSAEIALQLARKLYEENKKRVEVGAMAQLDERQAQAQMAASEAAVIEARRAVNFAGNILKNLLTDNYQEWHRVEIVPAEKLDALPQALDVEEAWDLAFRLRPDLLALVIDMERRNLLTRYTRNQLFPQLDVFGAFGWQGADASGRSIGDSYSQVLDGSAPRHSYGAVLSFPLSNRRARENFRISKDEKAQAELRLRQARQQIMVGVHDAIQEAESSFQRVGATRAARQFAEEALDAEEKKLANGKSTSFEVLRLQRDLTQARRDETRALADYNKALATVRQRQGSSLLKFDLETAVEIPDRARLP is encoded by the coding sequence GTGGGATTTGACGAAGCGGGGCGGTTCGAACAGGCTGGCGCCGCGATGCGCAGCACGTTGGTCCTTCTCAGGTGGTTGCCGGTGTTCATGGTCGCCTGCATGTCGGGGCGCGCGGTGGCGGCGGCGGCGGTGGAGCGGCCGATTGCCCTGGCGGACTGCATCGCGATGGCGTTGGAGCACAACCTGGACATCCAGATCGAGCGGTATTCGCCGTTGATCGCCGAGTCGCGGTTGCGGCTGGTGTACGGCGACTACGATCCGCAGGTGACGTTCCGGGGTTCCCACAGTTACAGCCAGTCGCCGGGCGGCGTGGACGATCGCGGACCGTTCAGCGGACGGGAGAGCGAGTCGGACAACTTCTCGGCCTCGTTGTCCGGTCTGGCGCCCGGGGGCTTGAGCTACAGCATCTCGACCTTTGCGGGGGACCGGCTGGACCGGCAGGAATTGCGGGACCCGATCACGGGGGATCCGTTCATGACGCAGTCGCCGTTTGCGCAGGCGGAGTTTGCGGTGGGGGAGTTGCGTCAGCCGCTGCTCCGGAACTTCTGGATCGACGGGACGCGGTTGAATGTGGGGTTGCGGAGGCGGGATCTGCGGATTTCGGATTTGAACCTGCGGCTGCAGATCATCAACACGGTGAGCAGCGTGGAGCAGGCGTACTACGACCTGATTGCGGCGCGGGAGAACGTGGTGAGTGCGGAAATCGCGCTGCAACTGGCGAGAAAGCTGTACGAGGAGAACAAGAAGCGGGTGGAGGTGGGGGCGATGGCGCAGTTGGACGAGCGGCAGGCGCAGGCGCAGATGGCGGCGAGCGAGGCTGCGGTGATCGAGGCGCGGCGGGCGGTGAACTTCGCCGGGAACATCCTCAAGAACCTGCTGACGGACAACTACCAGGAGTGGCACCGGGTGGAGATTGTGCCGGCGGAGAAACTCGACGCCCTGCCGCAGGCACTGGATGTCGAGGAAGCCTGGGACCTTGCGTTCCGGCTGCGGCCTGACCTGCTGGCCCTCGTGATCGACATGGAGCGGCGGAACCTGCTGACGCGGTACACGCGGAACCAGCTGTTCCCGCAACTGGATGTGTTCGGAGCGTTCGGGTGGCAGGGGGCCGATGCTTCGGGACGGTCGATCGGGGATTCGTACAGCCAGGTTCTCGACGGGTCGGCGCCCCGGCACAGTTACGGGGCCGTCCTGAGTTTTCCCCTGAGCAACCGGCGGGCGCGGGAGAACTTCCGGATCAGCAAGGACGAGAAGGCCCAGGCGGAACTGCGGCTGCGACAGGCCCGGCAGCAGATCATGGTGGGCGTGCACGATGCGATCCAGGAGGCGGAATCGAGCTTTCAGCGGGTGGGGGCCACGCGTGCGGCGCGGCAGTTTGCGGAGGAGGCCCTGGACGCGGAGGAGAAGAAGCTGGCGAACGGGAAGAGCACCAGTTTCGAGGTGCTGCGATTGCAGCGGGACCTGACCCAGGCGCGCCGCGACGAAACGCGGGCCCTGGCGGATTACAACAAGGCGCTGGCGACGGTCCGGCAGCGGCAAGGTTCGAGCCTGCTGAAGTTCGATCTGGAGACGGCGGTGGAGATTCCGGATCGGGCGCGGCTGCCTTGA
- a CDS encoding PIN domain-containing protein produces MKGYLLDTNLLIALLWPSHEQHDLALKWFTRHRAKGWATCPFTQAGFVRIVSNPAFSRDAVQPREAIHVLSANTAAKDHAFWPDELPVAEAVAFTGVRLMGHQQVTDAYLLGLAIRRGGVLATLDQGIAALPEPRSADLKVLEIVA; encoded by the coding sequence ATGAAGGGCTACCTGCTCGACACCAATCTGCTCATCGCGCTGCTCTGGCCCAGCCATGAGCAGCACGACCTCGCGTTGAAATGGTTCACCCGCCATCGCGCCAAGGGCTGGGCGACGTGCCCCTTCACCCAGGCCGGTTTCGTTCGCATCGTCTCGAATCCCGCCTTCTCCCGCGACGCCGTCCAGCCGCGCGAGGCCATCCACGTTCTTTCCGCCAACACCGCCGCCAAGGACCACGCCTTCTGGCCGGACGAACTTCCGGTCGCCGAAGCGGTCGCCTTCACCGGCGTCCGACTGATGGGGCATCAACAGGTGACGGATGCCTACCTGCTCGGCTTGGCGATCCGCCGGGGTGGTGTGCTCGCGACGCTGGACCAAGGCATCGCGGCGCTGCCCGAACCGAGGTCAGCAGACCTCAAGGTGCTGGAGATCGTCGCGTAA
- a CDS encoding class I SAM-dependent methyltransferase produces MHPDVRRPCPICATTDSVPFLTKASLQLVRCRTCNLVHADPLPADADASAYDRLGHPYYLSPDKLGSDYAGVRFERELRLLRRHCPRGRVLDVGCNTGAFLFHLLRRFGGDYSAVGLDVSRSALDHARQRGLPVLDGSLLTHDFGAARFDAITFWAVIEHLPDPAPLLRRAAELLSPGGVCLAIVPNLDSLAFRLLGARYRYVLPQHVNYFTRSTLDRLFLRSGLVPLAHGGCHFNPVVLWQDRRLPPHTFVPDAERASLLRTTTRLKQSPRMQPARRLLAALERLLAFARLTDNIWVVAQAA; encoded by the coding sequence ATGCACCCTGACGTCCGTCGTCCCTGCCCGATTTGCGCCACGACGGATTCCGTCCCCTTCCTCACCAAGGCCTCCCTTCAACTCGTCCGCTGCCGGACCTGCAACCTGGTTCACGCCGATCCGCTTCCGGCGGATGCCGACGCCTCCGCCTACGATCGCCTGGGACATCCCTATTACCTCTCCCCCGACAAGCTCGGGAGCGACTACGCCGGCGTCCGCTTTGAACGCGAACTGCGCCTGCTCCGGCGCCACTGCCCCCGCGGCCGGGTTCTGGATGTCGGCTGCAACACCGGCGCCTTCCTCTTCCACCTGCTTCGCCGCTTCGGAGGCGACTATTCGGCCGTCGGCCTCGACGTTTCCCGATCCGCCCTCGACCACGCCCGCCAACGCGGTCTGCCGGTGCTCGACGGCTCCCTGCTCACCCACGACTTCGGCGCCGCCCGCTTCGACGCCATCACGTTCTGGGCGGTGATCGAGCACCTTCCCGACCCGGCGCCGCTGCTCCGGCGCGCCGCGGAACTGCTGAGCCCGGGCGGTGTGTGCCTGGCCATTGTGCCGAACCTCGATTCCCTCGCCTTCCGCCTCCTCGGTGCCCGGTACCGCTACGTGCTGCCCCAGCACGTGAACTACTTCACCCGTTCCACCCTCGACCGGCTGTTCCTCCGTTCGGGACTGGTCCCGCTCGCCCATGGCGGCTGCCACTTCAACCCCGTCGTGCTCTGGCAGGACCGGCGCCTCCCTCCGCACACCTTTGTCCCCGACGCCGAACGCGCCTCGCTCCTCCGCACCACCACCCGGCTGAAGCAATCCCCCCGGATGCAGCCCGCCCGTCGCCTGCTCGCCGCCCTCGAAAGACTCCTCGCCTTCGCCCGCCTCACCGACAATATCTGGGTCGTGGCTCAAGCTGCATGA
- a CDS encoding type II toxin-antitoxin system VapC family toxin — protein sequence MPYLLDTCAILFIAESTADLSPATLQLMDAAPAGEVFVSAISVAELACLQERGKITLKQHWRAWWDALLKRTAWTCLPITAEIMAEAYGLPAPIHRDPADRVLIATARYERLTLVTTDGKIRGYPHVTTIS from the coding sequence ATGCCCTATCTCCTCGACACCTGCGCCATTCTGTTCATCGCGGAAAGCACCGCCGACCTGTCGCCGGCCACGCTCCAGTTGATGGACGCCGCGCCGGCCGGCGAGGTCTTCGTCTCGGCAATTTCGGTGGCCGAACTCGCCTGCCTTCAGGAGCGCGGGAAGATCACGCTCAAACAACACTGGCGCGCCTGGTGGGATGCCTTGTTGAAGCGGACAGCGTGGACCTGCCTGCCGATTACCGCCGAAATCATGGCCGAAGCCTACGGCCTGCCCGCGCCCATTCACCGCGACCCGGCGGATCGCGTCCTGATCGCGACTGCGCGCTATGAACGCCTGACGCTCGTGACCACAGACGGCAAGATTCGCGGCTACCCGCACGTCACGACGATTTCCTGA
- a CDS encoding sigma-70 family RNA polymerase sigma factor, which produces MSKPSATAPAVSPTPGGNPPPPVDDAMLVQRARAGDLDAFGELVRRHQERVYGTVYHMTANHEDAADITQESFIKAHNALRGFKGDCSFFTWLYRIAVNRTLNFLKQRRQRVVHLSLNDLDFQAEHDPEIVSLISDRTPRRDIDLGELQEKLNAALLKLSEVHRMVVVLHDIQGLPHEEIATIMDCNPGTVRSRLFYARQQLQAYLSDYLQ; this is translated from the coding sequence ATGTCGAAACCGTCAGCGACTGCACCCGCCGTGTCGCCCACGCCAGGAGGCAACCCGCCTCCGCCAGTGGACGATGCCATGCTTGTGCAGCGGGCCAGGGCCGGAGACCTGGATGCCTTCGGCGAGCTGGTTCGGCGCCATCAGGAGCGGGTGTACGGCACCGTGTACCACATGACGGCCAATCACGAGGATGCCGCCGACATCACCCAGGAATCGTTCATCAAGGCCCACAACGCCCTTCGCGGTTTCAAGGGCGACTGCAGCTTCTTCACCTGGCTGTACCGCATCGCGGTGAACCGGACCCTCAATTTTCTCAAGCAACGACGCCAGCGGGTCGTCCACCTCAGCCTTAACGACCTCGACTTCCAGGCCGAACACGATCCCGAAATTGTGTCCCTCATCTCCGACCGGACGCCCCGCCGTGACATCGACCTGGGAGAACTTCAGGAAAAGTTGAACGCCGCCCTGCTCAAGCTGTCGGAAGTGCATAGAATGGTGGTAGTTCTGCACGACATCCAAGGGCTTCCCCACGAGGAAATCGCCACCATCATGGACTGCAACCCGGGCACCGTGCGATCGCGGCTGTTCTACGCGCGCCAGCAACTCCAGGCTTACCTGTCCGATTACCTCCAATGA
- a CDS encoding type II toxin-antitoxin system prevent-host-death family antitoxin, translating into MNKTVNVAEFKDRLSELLTLVEQGGEIVVCRRNVPLARVEPIRKPVPRKAQHSALGCMKGTVQIHGDLSEPCIPEADWEMLK; encoded by the coding sequence ATGAACAAGACCGTCAATGTCGCGGAGTTCAAAGATCGGTTGTCCGAACTGCTCACCTTGGTGGAACAGGGGGGCGAGATCGTCGTCTGCCGTCGAAATGTTCCGCTGGCCCGCGTCGAACCGATCCGCAAGCCGGTGCCGCGGAAAGCGCAACACAGCGCCTTGGGTTGCATGAAAGGCACGGTCCAGATCCATGGTGATCTGAGCGAACCGTGTATTCCGGAAGCCGACTGGGAAATGCTGAAGTGA
- a CDS encoding fused MFS/spermidine synthase yields the protein MHLMAAIGLAFLSGMAVMVIEIVGARMLARDFGGSFYVWTSQIGVVLVALAIGYVVGGVLADRYRRPRLLAWVLGAAGVFTVAIPWFAGDVMGYLVDRHPHDQDIPALWQRLDPALGAAVVFLPPCLLLAILPPYLIRLATGAVDRVGRVSGWVYGAGSAGSIVGVFASGYILIDLFPLPWLFLGTGGLILALAVLCWFWNLRSHEDDP from the coding sequence ATGCACCTCATGGCGGCGATCGGACTGGCCTTTCTGAGCGGGATGGCGGTGATGGTGATCGAGATCGTCGGGGCGCGAATGCTGGCGCGGGACTTCGGGGGATCGTTCTATGTATGGACCAGCCAGATCGGGGTGGTTCTGGTGGCGTTGGCGATCGGCTACGTGGTGGGGGGCGTCCTGGCGGATCGGTATCGGCGCCCCCGACTGCTGGCCTGGGTGCTGGGGGCGGCAGGTGTATTCACGGTGGCGATTCCGTGGTTTGCCGGGGATGTGATGGGCTACCTGGTGGACCGGCATCCGCATGACCAGGACATTCCGGCGTTGTGGCAGCGGTTGGACCCGGCCCTGGGGGCTGCGGTCGTGTTCCTGCCACCGTGCCTGCTGCTGGCCATTCTGCCGCCCTATCTGATCCGCCTGGCCACCGGGGCGGTGGATCGGGTGGGGCGGGTCAGCGGGTGGGTGTACGGCGCAGGCTCGGCGGGAAGCATTGTGGGGGTGTTTGCGTCGGGTTATATCCTGATCGACCTGTTCCCGCTGCCCTGGCTTTTTCTGGGGACCGGAGGGTTGATCCTGGCGCTGGCGGTGCTGTGTTGGTTTTGGAACCTGCGAAGCCATGAAGACGATCCCTGA
- a CDS encoding fused MFS/spermidine synthase has product MKTIPDSGASVTCGRRGWAVLAVGLALVAGGRVPPVEARVVFQKYSPYHHVMVLEQGGLRILSFDGTQETRMSLRNPLQGHFEYTEFFHFGWLWNTNLNRVLMLGLGGGSAQRSFLHHYPAVTLDSVEIDPVVVQVASNYFHVAASERHRIRVDDGRTFVRRSQDTYDLIVLDAYTKHRYGSQIPQHLATREFFELAQRRLTTNGVLAYNVITTGRLGGADAGLALARTLQSVFPQVYVFRANTSLNAVLIATKDSQRWTNADLSRRATELIRGGLTPPAGLFQRLPSFHLDVPREVERAPLLTDDYAPVESLGRRRR; this is encoded by the coding sequence ATGAAGACGATCCCTGATTCTGGAGCCTCGGTGACGTGTGGAAGGCGGGGGTGGGCAGTGCTGGCGGTGGGGCTGGCGCTGGTGGCAGGCGGTCGGGTGCCGCCGGTCGAGGCGCGGGTGGTCTTCCAGAAATACTCGCCTTATCACCACGTCATGGTGCTGGAGCAGGGCGGCCTGCGGATCCTGAGCTTCGACGGCACCCAGGAAACAAGGATGTCGCTGCGGAACCCGTTGCAGGGGCATTTCGAGTACACGGAATTCTTCCATTTCGGGTGGCTCTGGAACACCAATTTGAACCGGGTCCTGATGCTGGGATTGGGGGGCGGGAGCGCCCAGCGGTCCTTTCTCCACCACTACCCGGCGGTGACCCTCGACTCGGTCGAGATCGATCCGGTGGTGGTGCAGGTGGCGAGCAACTATTTCCATGTGGCGGCGTCGGAGCGGCATCGCATCCGGGTGGATGATGGACGGACCTTTGTACGGCGCTCACAGGACACGTACGACCTGATCGTGCTGGATGCCTACACCAAGCATCGCTACGGCTCGCAGATCCCGCAGCACCTGGCCACACGGGAGTTCTTCGAACTGGCACAACGCCGGCTCACCACCAATGGCGTGCTGGCCTACAATGTGATCACAACCGGCCGGCTCGGCGGGGCGGATGCCGGGCTGGCGCTGGCGCGGACCCTGCAATCGGTGTTTCCCCAAGTGTACGTGTTCCGCGCCAACACCTCGCTCAATGCCGTCCTGATCGCCACGAAGGACTCCCAACGGTGGACGAACGCGGACTTGTCGAGGCGGGCCACGGAGCTGATCCGGGGCGGGTTGACGCCACCGGCGGGGCTGTTCCAGCGATTGCCTTCGTTCCATCTGGATGTGCCGCGGGAGGTGGAACGGGCGCCGTTGCTGACCGACGACTATGCGCCCGTGGAATCGCTGGGACGCCGGAGGCGGTAA
- a CDS encoding polyprenyl synthetase family protein — MLAAELKPAQGGPPRSSPATTSRAWREVSDPLAPFLADVRRFLEAQVATFEEEVAEGARYALSASGKQLRPVLVALSARAVGSLQPSHVTGAAIVELVHLATLVHDDVIDAAGVRRQLPTVAARFGNRTAVLLGDCLFAHALKLASGYPTTDVCRAVSAATKAVCSGEILQTLRPGRVDQPIEQYFRILQLKTAELFALACEIGALLATHQAAHRTSLRRFGLEFGTAYQIFDDCLDVFGNEQTAGKTLGTDLANGKVTLPILLAYQRASPSDRQLIERFLGGTAPAAPPGIRPVLARYGAAAACRDVVDAHLHSARSALAFLGSSDGSSALLALTVHLADQAACLVDS; from the coding sequence ATGTTGGCCGCCGAACTCAAGCCCGCGCAGGGAGGGCCTCCCCGGTCAAGCCCTGCGACGACAAGCAGGGCTTGGCGGGAGGTCTCCGATCCCCTGGCACCGTTCCTGGCCGACGTTCGCCGCTTCCTCGAGGCCCAGGTGGCCACCTTCGAGGAGGAAGTCGCCGAAGGCGCCCGCTATGCCCTCTCCGCCAGTGGCAAGCAACTCCGGCCAGTCCTGGTGGCCCTCAGCGCCAGGGCGGTCGGCAGCCTCCAACCCTCCCATGTCACCGGCGCTGCCATCGTTGAACTCGTTCACCTTGCCACCCTCGTCCACGACGATGTGATCGATGCCGCCGGGGTCCGGCGCCAGTTGCCCACGGTCGCCGCCCGCTTCGGGAATCGAACCGCCGTCCTGCTCGGCGATTGCCTCTTCGCCCACGCCCTGAAACTGGCGTCGGGCTATCCCACCACCGACGTCTGCCGCGCCGTCTCGGCGGCCACCAAGGCGGTCTGTTCCGGGGAGATCCTCCAGACCCTGCGCCCCGGTCGTGTCGATCAGCCGATCGAGCAGTACTTCCGGATCCTCCAGCTCAAAACCGCCGAACTGTTCGCCCTCGCCTGTGAGATCGGAGCCCTGCTGGCCACCCATCAGGCCGCTCATCGCACCTCGCTCCGTCGCTTCGGCCTCGAATTCGGCACGGCCTACCAGATCTTCGACGACTGCCTCGATGTCTTCGGCAACGAGCAGACGGCCGGAAAAACCCTCGGGACCGACCTGGCCAACGGCAAAGTCACCCTCCCCATCCTGCTCGCCTACCAGCGGGCCAGCCCGTCCGACCGTCAGCTCATCGAACGCTTCCTGGGTGGAACCGCGCCCGCAGCGCCGCCGGGAATCCGCCCCGTCCTCGCCCGCTACGGCGCGGCCGCCGCCTGCCGCGATGTCGTGGACGCGCATCTCCACAGTGCCCGGTCCGCCCTCGCCTTCCTCGGCTCGTCGGACGGGTCGTCCGCCCTTCTCGCTCTCACCGTCCACCTCGCCGATCAGGCGGCTTGCCTGGTTGACTCCTGA
- a CDS encoding dihydrofolate reductase, which produces MLDLPADPRPSPPAAARRSEKPAAAIPPGTVLDWKAIAAMAENRVIGHHNGIPWHLPEDFRWFKECTLGQIVVMGRKTFESLPKPLPGRTTFVLTRNPKLLRDRQPNLFASGKVSRSALAHRESMGQMPLAPFAQPDLRLIPSLDLLARESFPCQVFICGGAEIYRQALPFCRELLLTRVHRTVEGDTQFPAFEPLFERAAILRETPDFTIERWTRRGPVSPPPGPPGSP; this is translated from the coding sequence ATGCTCGATCTTCCCGCCGATCCGCGCCCGTCGCCGCCGGCTGCGGCCCGTCGCTCCGAAAAGCCCGCCGCGGCCATCCCCCCGGGCACCGTCCTCGACTGGAAGGCCATCGCGGCCATGGCCGAAAACCGGGTCATCGGCCACCACAACGGCATTCCGTGGCATCTGCCCGAGGATTTCCGCTGGTTCAAGGAATGCACGCTCGGACAGATTGTGGTGATGGGGCGGAAGACGTTCGAAAGCCTGCCCAAGCCCCTGCCGGGCCGGACGACCTTCGTCCTGACCCGGAATCCCAAGCTCCTCCGCGACCGCCAACCGAACCTGTTCGCCAGCGGCAAGGTCTCACGGTCCGCACTGGCCCACCGGGAATCGATGGGTCAGATGCCGCTGGCGCCCTTCGCCCAGCCCGACCTGCGCCTCATCCCCTCCCTCGACCTGCTCGCCCGCGAATCCTTCCCCTGCCAGGTCTTCATCTGCGGCGGCGCCGAGATCTACCGCCAGGCCCTCCCCTTCTGCCGGGAACTGCTCCTGACCCGGGTCCACCGCACGGTCGAAGGCGACACCCAGTTTCCCGCCTTCGAACCCCTCTTCGAGCGCGCGGCAATCCTTCGCGAGACACCCGACTTCACCATCGAACGCTGGACCCGTCGCGGCCCCGTCAGTCCTCCGCCCGGACCACCAGGTTCTCCATGA
- a CDS encoding antitoxin, giving the protein MRTTLTLDDDILELAARQAKLRGVSLGKTVSDLLRKGLNASTPARDKGGLVVFDLPADSPKVTTDDVRRIETEGV; this is encoded by the coding sequence ATGAGAACGACGTTGACTCTGGACGATGACATCCTCGAACTGGCCGCCCGGCAGGCGAAGCTCCGGGGCGTTTCGCTCGGCAAGACCGTCTCGGACCTGTTGCGCAAGGGGCTGAACGCCTCCACCCCGGCCCGGGACAAGGGCGGCCTCGTGGTCTTCGACCTGCCGGCGGACTCGCCGAAAGTGACCACGGACGACGTGCGCCGCATCGAGACCGAGGGCGTATGA
- a CDS encoding thymidylate synthase: MKSYLDLLRHVLEHGQVKDDRTGTGTLSQFGAQLRFPLSEGFPLVTTKRIHVRSVFYELLWFLRGDTNVRWLQQHGVSIWDEWADPESGDLGRVYGAQWCDWRTADGRSIHQLDQVIAQIRSQPDSRRLIVTAWNPGEIDGMALPPCHVLFQFYVLNGRLSCQLYQRSADLFLGVPFNIASYALLTHMVAQVCRLEPGDFIHTFGDVHLYRNHLDQARTQLAREPRPLPRLRLNPDVRELPDFRFEDLVVEGYDPHPPIKAPVAV, encoded by the coding sequence ATGAAGTCCTACCTCGACCTCCTTCGCCACGTCCTCGAACACGGTCAGGTCAAGGACGACCGCACCGGGACCGGCACCCTCTCCCAGTTCGGTGCCCAGCTCCGCTTCCCTCTCTCCGAAGGATTCCCCCTCGTCACCACCAAACGAATCCACGTCAGGAGCGTCTTCTACGAACTCCTCTGGTTCCTCCGCGGCGACACCAACGTCCGCTGGCTTCAGCAACACGGCGTCTCCATCTGGGACGAATGGGCGGATCCGGAGTCCGGGGACCTCGGCCGGGTCTATGGCGCCCAGTGGTGCGACTGGCGAACCGCAGACGGCCGCTCCATCCACCAACTCGACCAGGTCATCGCCCAGATCCGAAGCCAGCCCGACAGCCGGCGCCTGATCGTCACCGCCTGGAACCCCGGCGAGATCGATGGCATGGCCCTGCCTCCCTGCCATGTCCTTTTTCAGTTCTACGTCCTCAACGGCCGTCTGAGCTGCCAGCTCTACCAGCGCAGCGCCGACCTCTTCCTCGGCGTTCCCTTCAACATTGCCAGCTACGCCCTCCTCACCCACATGGTCGCCCAGGTGTGCCGCCTCGAACCCGGCGATTTCATCCACACCTTCGGCGATGTCCACCTCTACCGGAACCACCTCGATCAGGCCCGCACCCAGCTCGCCCGCGAACCCCGTCCCCTCCCCCGCCTCCGCCTGAATCCTGACGTCCGCGAACTGCCCGATTTCCGTTTCGAAGACCTCGTCGTCGAGGGCTACGACCCCCACCCGCCCATCAAGGCCCCGGTCGCCGTCTGA
- a CDS encoding ATP-binding protein gives MSSSKSHQYDEGKIQTLSSIEHIRKRTGMYIGRLGDGTHYDDGIYILVKEVVDNAVDEYIMGHGRSVDIRIEGAEVTVRDYGRGIPLGKVVECVSRINTGAKYNDEVFQFSVGLNGVGTKAVNALSEDFLVRSHRSGQYVEAVFRQGTLAAERKGKTSEPDGTLVRFTPDREIFKAYEFREEHLDHRLRHYAYLNSGLKLVWNGREYLSRRGLLELVLDEVKEEAIYAPLYFTSKTLEFCFTHSNSRFGETFWSFVNGQYTSDGGTHLSAFREGLLKAVNELAGGKLEGDDVRECMVGAVAIRLQDPVFESQTKNKLGNTEIRGDLVNRVREEVLHYLHKDKATADRIVAKCLDTQQLRKELQEVKKLARERSKAITLRIPQLKDCRMHFDKARNKGRGTMVFLCEGVSAAGSIVSCRDTNTQAIFTLRGKPLNVWDLKRDVMYRNDELYNLMRALDIEDTADRLRYEKVILATDADVDGLHIRNLMITYFFRFFEPLVHDGHLHVLETPLFRVRNKETTRYCYSEEERDEAAKGLGRGVEITRFKGLGEISPKEFRQFIGPDMRLSQVEFAPKPDSTHIFGFYMGRNTPTRRDYIMENLVVRAED, from the coding sequence ATGTCGTCCTCGAAGAGCCACCAATACGATGAGGGGAAGATCCAGACGTTGTCATCGATCGAACACATCCGGAAGCGGACCGGGATGTACATCGGCCGGTTGGGCGACGGGACGCACTACGACGACGGGATCTACATCCTGGTGAAGGAGGTGGTGGATAACGCGGTGGACGAATACATCATGGGCCACGGGCGGTCGGTGGACATCCGGATCGAGGGGGCGGAGGTGACGGTGCGGGATTACGGGCGCGGGATCCCGCTGGGCAAGGTCGTCGAGTGCGTGAGCCGGATCAACACGGGGGCGAAGTACAACGACGAGGTCTTCCAGTTCTCGGTGGGACTGAACGGGGTGGGGACCAAGGCGGTGAATGCGCTGTCCGAGGACTTCCTGGTACGGAGCCACCGGTCGGGGCAGTACGTCGAGGCGGTGTTCCGTCAGGGAACCCTGGCCGCGGAACGCAAAGGCAAGACCTCCGAGCCGGACGGAACGCTGGTCCGGTTCACGCCGGACCGGGAGATTTTCAAGGCGTACGAATTCCGGGAGGAGCACCTCGACCACCGGTTGCGGCACTACGCCTATCTCAACAGCGGATTGAAGCTGGTCTGGAACGGGCGGGAGTATCTGTCGAGGCGGGGTCTATTGGAACTGGTTCTGGACGAGGTGAAGGAGGAGGCGATCTACGCGCCGCTGTATTTCACGTCGAAGACGCTCGAGTTCTGTTTCACGCACAGCAACAGCCGGTTCGGGGAGACCTTCTGGTCCTTTGTGAACGGGCAGTACACCAGCGACGGCGGGACCCATCTCAGCGCTTTTCGCGAGGGATTGTTGAAGGCGGTCAACGAACTCGCCGGCGGGAAGCTGGAAGGCGACGACGTGCGGGAATGCATGGTGGGCGCGGTGGCGATCCGGCTGCAGGACCCTGTCTTCGAGTCGCAGACCAAGAACAAGCTGGGCAACACCGAGATCCGGGGCGACCTGGTCAACCGGGTCCGCGAGGAGGTGCTGCACTACCTGCACAAGGACAAGGCGACGGCAGACAGGATCGTGGCCAAGTGTCTCGACACGCAGCAGCTCCGGAAGGAACTGCAGGAGGTCAAGAAGCTCGCGCGCGAACGTTCCAAGGCCATCACCCTGCGCATCCCGCAACTGAAGGACTGCCGGATGCACTTCGACAAGGCGCGGAACAAGGGTCGGGGGACGATGGTGTTCCTTTGCGAAGGGGTGAGCGCGGCCGGGTCGATCGTCTCGTGCCGGGACACCAACACGCAGGCCATTTTCACGCTGCGTGGCAAGCCGCTGAACGTGTGGGACCTCAAGCGGGACGTGATGTATCGCAACGACGAGTTGTACAACCTGATGCGGGCGCTGGACATCGAGGACACGGCGGACCGGCTGCGGTACGAGAAGGTGATCCTGGCCACCGATGCCGACGTGGACGGCCTGCACATCCGGAACCTGATGATCACGTATTTCTTCCGGTTCTTTGAACCGCTGGTCCACGACGGCCATTTGCATGTCCTCGAGACCCCGCTGTTCCGGGTCCGGAACAAGGAGACCACGCGGTACTGTTATTCCGAGGAGGAACGCGACGAGGCGGCGAAGGGGCTGGGACGCGGTGTGGAGATCACGCGGTTCAAGGGGCTGGGGGAGATTTCGCCGAAGGAGTTCCGGCAGTTCATCGGGCCGGACATGCGCCTCAGCCAGGTCGAGTTCGCGCCCAAGCCGGACTCGACGCACATCTTCGGGTTTTACATGGGGCGCAACACGCCCACCCGGCGCGACTACATCATGGAGAACCTGGTGGTCCGGGCGGAGGACTGA